The genomic window GGAAATCCACTCCTAAGGATAAAGATTGTGTTCAAGGATAGGTCCATGGATAGATTCAGGTTTGAGGTTTGAGGTCATTAAAGGATGGCCTCCCAGGTAACACACCACAGAAAGACTGGGTGCACGTGGCCATGAGTGTTTTGCAAATAACTCccgtattatgatatgcataaaaaatgaaaaaataaatgtacactataattggtatattcattataAAGTAGTACAtgcaggcttcacatttgttaaaactaaaataaataaattggttccggattttaaatttccggattttctgaaagtgtgtttacacaggaaatttgcCTACGGCGTAAAAAGGAGTCTCACAATCAAGGTAATATTGCTGGAAAatttaatgtacaaaataaaaagtGAGGcggtgtcaagggagacattaggaagaacaAAGATGCTTAGGAAGAagagggtatatatatatatatgatcccaaatttagtcatctcttacaatcatgcaatggggcagcaggtaaaaTTCAAATTCAGTATGTAGATTCTAATACTATTAACTTGAAGCATAATAAAAATTAAAGGATATTCAACACCTGTCCAATGGTTTTgtgatcatgactttgtgtcgaAATATCTCTGCCTTCAATGTGGATTATCGTCAGGATATTTGAGGGAATGAGCTCATCAGGTTTGTTAGTCCCCCACTGAAAACTGAAGTTTTGTATCTGCCTGTTTGTCTTTAGTCTGTCCAGGCTGCATCTTTtacactacttgtcactggaGCTTCATGACTGGGCCATGAGCCTACCTAGGTGAAGTGGTGTGTTGTGTGCCAAGTGGGTGACTCTGGGCTCTCTCTCCTGCACTACTAGTCACTCAAACTCATATTTGGGCATATGTTCACCAAGGTAATCTGGTGTGTTGTGTATCAAAAGTAGGTGtttatgtgtttaaatgaaGTAACccttatttttcaaatttgattaaaaacattttccTTAACAACAAAGTATGTATCGGTGAAACTCTCAGATGACATGAAGTCGAAATCATTTACAAAGGAGACAAAGGTGAGTGACATTTTATTGGTAAATTTTGACAGTATCATCTTGGTTAACTCACTGTACATTTTGACAGTATCATCTTGGTTAACTCACTGTACATTTTGACAGTATCATCTTGGTTAACTCACCGTACATTTTGACAGTATCATCTTGGTTAACTCACCGTACATTTTGACAGTATCATCTTGGTTAACTCACCGTACATTTTGGATGTGAAGTTTTAACTTGATTTGTAATGAATTAAACTATTCATCCACACTTCCGTCATTTGGATATCATTTAGGTATCTCTCCAAAATCAAATGTATTAAATTGAATTTGATATCCTTGAATATATGATGGATTAGGATTAAGATAAACATGtatgatctttttttttttcagttttttatAGACCCTGCAAAATTATTACCACTTCAAAGATTTTTACCTCAACCTAAAGGAGCTGGCAGAGGAGCAAGAGGTGGAAGAGGTAACATGTTTAATCACATGCTTAAACATCATCAGGATCTAACGCAGTATTGGTGTTCTATTTACCTGTTAAATTTGTGTCACCTTCTTAGCTCCCCTAGCAAGCTTATGTTGGTGTGTGAAATTTGCTATCAATACATCAAGAAATTGTTCAAACCTATCCATTTAATCAACACATGCAACACTTGATCACCTCACAACTGAAGGTCTGGAATAAAAGAATTATGTTAAAATCACAAACATACCGGTATGTATAGGAATTAATGTTCACTGTCTCTGTTTTAGGTGGACGAGGAGGTGGAAGAGGAGGTAGTGGAGGTTTTAGAGGTCGAGGAGGACGAGGAGGAGGTGGTGGCTTCCGAGGGGGTGGACGTGGAGGTGGAGGTGGCGGAGGATTCCGAGGTGGTGGAGGATTCCGTGGAGGACGTGGGGGTGGGGGTAGAGGCAGATACTAAACACTGCATTTGGTCAGTCTCATACTTGGGATCTATTACATTTCACCAACACAATTCACTGAGTAAATGGATGttcaaaatattgtacaaatggtCATGAATCTGATGAAGCTTGAAGAGGAATTCAAATACAGATTTTAGTGTAGGTTGTTGTGATACATATACCAATATTGTAATAAAAGAACAAGAATTTTCTCAAATAATGACCTCCCACTGGTAATACTAGCATTAACCAGGTCATACCCAGTTATTGTTTCACAGATATTGGTCAAACCTTTTCGATATGACAACTTGTTATCTTAGAAAAAAACACTGGTAACATGACAGGAAACCTATATTAACATGTTATACTTGGATGGAAGACTTAAGAATATAAATTGTGTAGACCACAAAGTGTTCTCTGTGTATGAGTGAGTTAAGTTCTGGAGGATTTGATCAATTCTTCATATGACATACATAATCAATATGAGTGACATATCTTTTGGAGTCGAACATGTTGCTGTTTTAATACTGTATGTTTTCCTGTAAAACTCATTCATTATGTCATTGattataaattccatatcaaaaCAAGTCATTGATTATATTTGAACTTTCAGACACTTTGCTTTTATGTAAATTCTATTTCAGTAAATTCAGACATATTTTTACTGACTCAATTTTTATACGGAACAGCCATTTTGATGGTTTTACATTTTCTTCcataattattataattctATTATAATGGTCAATGGCATTTATAATCTGATTAGTACCACTTGTAGGTTTGTGTTCGTAGGCTTGTGCTGTTAGCAGCTCTTTTTGTTCAACTGTTCTAATGTATGAGCATTTATGCACATGACAAAGATAGATACACATTCGTAGTTAGACTTGGTACACAGCTGACAGTCACAAATTAAACCTTGGGTTGGCAATTCCTGTGAGCTTCCTGTAATTAGGATtacaaaacatttcttttactattggaatttttttaaatgcaatgAAATGTCTGTAGTTTAACAGTTCAAATAAGACTGAGTTTTATTCTGTATGTAAATTGAATGGGAGCACTGTTAAACTGTTCATGTATATATCCAATTTTATTAAACCTAAAACTAaatactttgttttgttttcaatcaCTATCAAAAAGTGAAATGGGGGTATACTATACTATTTGGAGTAAATGTGTGTCTGGTTTTAATCAGATTATCAGATAACAAGGAGTATAACTCACTCACCTTGTTCCCACTGATCAGGTtcaaatggatttgaaccacaGAAAATTATATATTAGATTCAATGTATGGCAATAGTGTTTTGTGTACCATAGGGTCAAGCTCCTATAATGTATCGGTGTTCTATACAAGGGTGCGCTTGATTCTTAGTCTGGAATCTCCGGATGTATGGAATCACATTCGATTACATTTTGGAACATGCTGGATGCGTGCAATTCCTTAAATTAATTCCCGCTGAGAAGTAGTATGCACAGAATCAAAGATGGCGACGGAAGAAAATCAGCCATGTCTGAAGAGATTTTGATTGATTGCCCCAGACAAGTTTGATAAATCTATCCATTTAACATAGAATTCAGCCGGtgaaattcaataaaaatatccacatacaaatacatttgtttaGAGATCCCAGAGGGGATGTTTGTAGAACTCCAACTCTGGTAGCCATGGTTACTATCCGATGGCCTTATTGGTCTTCAAATTCCCCAAAGATATGTTACATTAAGACTAGGAAACGAAAGAGACCAGTGATCTGTCCAGCACATGTGGAAATATTGAAGATGATGCCATTACAGATGGAAAAGTGATGCCAGTCTTTCTTTGTGACATCGTTGTGATGCCAGTTTCGCTTGTGACATCGTTTTGATGCCAGTTTCGCTCGTGACATTGTCACAGTCAAAACAACAGATTCAAATGCACACAATAATGCAACCACCAAAACAAagtttcaaacatttttgtaacgTTTAGAATTCACAGAATGTTTAATTCTGGGAATGTCCCACATGTCCTTGTACAGATGTAATTTCCTCTAGACGTTATACATTGTCAAcagaaaacacaaaaacatatatatttgctaagccatttttatttattaataattatatcacaaaaataaattaactaATTAATCTATATAACTGTTACTAACAGAAATATTGGTATTACGTTATGATCGAGGAAATTCTGGAAATGAACATCACAgaagttattttgtttttattttaccaatAATGACTTTGGATATAAAGTTACTAAATAGGATGTCTATCAGGAGAAAGCATTATGTATTTAAATCAAtgataatacaaattaaaaccTGATACAGCTAATCAAAGTTGGAGAATTCCATGTATGTCCTATAGTGATAAAAACTCTCTAAATACAGATCTATTTTATACCAAAATTATAGGTAGCTACATGTTTTTTAACCAATACACATCAACTGGATAGAAATGGacatatttgtgtaaagttgAAAGTACAGGATATATGCTTTGGCTTATAGAGTGCAGTTTACGAGTTTGCGCAGTACAAGTATTTTCCATTACGTCTTGGTATTAGACAATaacatttataaacaaaagATCCCTGAGGAATCTTGGAGCCAAAcattgaatgatccatatcaATCAAAGGAAAGACTGATATTTTCTCTTATTTTTCCTTCCTCACTCTTCCttgaaaacatttaataactttacATGACATTATATAGCAGTAGCAACCTGCACTtgtgaaaatccaagatggctacctgtcggccatgttgtttctgattggtcccaatatgcacaactagggaccaaggggaacttacatatgaaatttgagtaagatcccttcagtactttctgagaaatagcgataacaagaattgtttatggaggGACGTACCACGGACACAGGGCAATTTAAACAGCCCCCCCctttgatgatggtgggctaaaaatgtagTTGAGGAAATGTTTTTTAACTACTGTCATACATTCTCACCAAAATACATCTGTCATACTTCctcactaaatacatttcagtcaCTTAATTCTCACTTCCTCCCTAAATATATTCTAGTCGCACTTGATTCTCACTTCCTCCCATATAATCAGTCATACTTCCTATAgactacacacatacaaatgtgtCCTGTATCACATATATAGACTACACACATACAGATGTGTCCTGTATTACATCTATAgactacacacatacaaatgtgtCCTGTATCACATCTATAgactacacacatacaaatgtgtCCTGTATTACATCTATAGACTACACGCATACAAATGTGTCCTGTATCACGTCTAAAgactacacacatacaaatgtgtCCTGTATCACGTCTATAGACTTCACATAATACAAATGTGTCCTGTATCACGTCTATAgactacacacatacaaatgtgtCCTGTATCACGTCTATAGACTACACATAATACAAATGTGTCCTGTATCACATCTATAgactacacacatacaaatgtgtCCTGTATCACATCTATAGACTACACATAATACAAATGTGTCCTGTATCACATCTATAgactacacacatacaaatgtgtCCTGTATCACGTCTATAGACTACACTCACACAAATGTGTCCTGTATCACGTTTATAGACTACACATAATACAAATAAGTCCTGTATCACGTCTATAGACTACACATAATACAAATGTGTCCTGTATCACGTCTATAgactacacacatacaaatgtgtCCTGTATTACATCTATAgactacacacatacaaatgtgtCCTGTATTATGTCTACAGACTACTCACACAAATGTGTCCTATATCACATCTATAGACTACACATAATACAAATGTGTCCTGTATTACATCTATAgactacacacatacaaatgtgtCCTGTATCACGTCTATAGactacacacacacaaatgTGTCCTGTATCACGTCTATAGACTACACATAATACAAATGTGTCCTGTATCACGTCTATAGACTACACATATATCAATGTACAAAAACATGTCTGTATGGTTTATATGTTGCGCCTTCTCTTCACACATGATGGTACTGAACAGACTTGGACGGATGGAAACTGTTGAAGAAATCCAGGTGAAGGGGAGATGATATTTCTATCTAAACATATTCAAGTACATACAACAAGATCCTTCACTTGGCAGTCTtcacaatatatttatgttaagaAACCTGATGAGGAAGACTGCGGACGCCAATGAGTCATCCCAATAAGAGGCCCTGTGATGGTCGGGGTATGACTCCCCACTATCTCTCTCCAACATGTACCAGTGAACTGTATCAGAGGTCACTTTCTCCTCCCAGCTTGAGCTTTTAATTGCTTCAGTTCATTTTCATGGTAATGGGACACTGCCGATGCTTCTGCTAACTGAAATAGATGTAAACACAATATCTAAGATTTCAATAGTGAGAGTTTGGTCACAAACAATGTTATACAGATACATACAGTTGCTTACAAAGAAGGGGGCAACCATAGCTTGGTCAGTTTGAGCGCCGGCGATACAATCTCTGACCTGAGGTGTGGTTCAACCCTCCCTAcctgtgttggtttgtgtttcttgtgAAGCTAATAAACGGGTCGGTTTGTGCTGTTGTGGCTGTGTACTTGGACACTTTACCCTAAATGCTCTTGATGCCAAGCAACAATCCTCCCTTATATTGTTCAGTGATcatgaggtagccaccaactactacaggagaccctgcctcaaaatgaccctggctgttcagaGGGTGATAAACCCAGACAACTAAAAAAAGTTTCCCTAGAAATCCACTACTCACCATATCTAACTAAATGTGATGTAAAATTACACTAAAAGTAGAAATCAACTACTCACCATATCCAGCCAAATATGTAATGTAAAGTTACATCAGAAATCCACTACTCACCATATCCAGTATATATCTGATGTAAATAAAGTTATACAAGACAGTACTACTCACCATATCCAGCAGTATATCTGTTTTAAGTTTGAGCAAATTATTTTCCTCCTGTAG from Pecten maximus chromosome 1, xPecMax1.1, whole genome shotgun sequence includes these protein-coding regions:
- the LOC117322918 gene encoding H/ACA ribonucleoprotein complex subunit 1-like, with product MGPPGFRGRGGGGGGFRGGGGGRGGGFRGGGGRGGRGGGRGGRGGYQDYGPPEEVMELCHFVHPCEDDLVCKCTNEKIPYFNAPLYLENKQQIGKVDEIFGSIRDYYVSVKLSDDMKSKSFTKETKFFIDPAKLLPLQRFLPQPKGAGRGARGGRGGRGGGRGGSGGFRGRGGRGGGGGFRGGGRGGGGGGGFRGGGGFRGGRGGGGRGRY